A window of the Bufo gargarizans isolate SCDJY-AF-19 chromosome 1, ASM1485885v1, whole genome shotgun sequence genome harbors these coding sequences:
- the FAM32A gene encoding protein FAM32A, with translation MSAYESAQKGALRLKGIGGISEGKKKKKKDKDKNKMMQQILTNTKNEEEKKKPALDKRTPAQIAFEKMQEKRQMERILKKASKTHKQRVEDFNRHLDTLTEHYDIPKVSWTK, from the exons ATGTCGGCGTATGAGAGCGCTCAGAAGGGGGCCCTGCGACTCAAAGGAATCGGGGGTATCAGTGAGGGGAAAAA GAAGAAAAAGaaagataaagataaaaataagatGATGCAACAGATTTTGACCAACACAAAAAATGAAGAGGAAAAGAAGAAGCCAGCTTTAGATAAAAGAACGCCAGCACAGATTGCATTTGAAAAGATGCAGGAGAAAAGA caaaTGGAAAGAATTTTAAAGAAGGCTTCAAAAACACATAAACAGAGAGTTGAG GATTTTAATCGACATTTGGACACCCTTACTGAACATTATGACATTCCTAAAGTCAGCTGGACCAAATAA